TTCTCGGCCGGTCCGCCAAGGCTCGCCGCCCCGTCGCCAGGTTCAGTCTAGCCGGAGCTGGACAAGTAGACAGGGCAAAGCCGCAACAGTCGGGAGGCGAACGCGGTTAACCCGGCTGCCAGCCCGGCTCCGCCATCTCGAATCCGCCAAATTCAAAGCCCGGCGCGACGGTGCAGCCGACAAGTGTCCAGAGGCCAAGCGGCTCGGCCGCTTGCCAGATGCCTGCGGGCACCACGAGTTGCGGGCGCTCCCCCGCATCGAGGTTGCTGCCGAGAATGCGCGTCTCTGCCTCGCGGCCTTCTTCGTAGAAGGAAAGAGCCAGAGGTCCGCCTCCATACCAGTGCCAGATTTCGGCGGCGTCCACGCGGTGCCAGTGCGAGCGCTCTCCTTCCTTCAGCAGATAATAGATGGCAGTTGAATAGGCACGGGTGCCGCCCGCCGGATCGCGAAAGGTTTCGGCGAAATAGCCGCCTTCAGGATGAGGCTTCAACTGGAGAAGTTCGATGATGCCGTCGGCGTCGAGGCCGGTATCCAATGTCATGTCAGAAATTGTCCTTCCGTTTGCGGGTTTCGGCGAACACATCGACGTCAGCGGCGGTCTCAAGCCCGATTGTCCGGCGCAAATCGGCGCTTGCGGCGCGCAGGAAGGGGTTGGTCGCCTTCTCGAGACCGATGGTCGTCGGCACGGTCCACTCGCCTCGCGCCCGCTTAGCGTCGATTTCTTTCGCGCGGGCAATCAGCGCTTCGTTCTGCGGTTCGACGGAGAGTGCGAAGCGGGCGTTCGATTGCGTATATTCATGGGCGCAATAGACGACCGTGTCGTCCGGCAGGGCCATCAATTTGCCGAGCGACGTCCACATTTGCTGCGCCGTCCCCTCGAAAAGGCGGCCGCAGCCCAGCGCAAACAATGTGTCGCCGACAAAGGCAATGTGATCGTCGTCGAAGCTGTAGGCGATGTGGCCGCGCGTGTGCCCCGGCACGTCGAGAACGCGGGCCCGGGCGGCGCCGAGCTCAACTATATCGCCTTCCTGTACAGCGCGGTCGATGCCGGGGATAGCTCCCTCTTCGCCCTTCGGCCCGATGATTGTGCAGCCCGTCTTCTCCTTCAGCTCCGCATTGCCGCCGGCATGGTCGAAATGATGGTGCGTATTGAGGATATGGGTGAGTTTCCATCCCTTTTCCGCCAGTGCATCAAGGATCGGCTTCACCTCCGGCGTATCGATGGCCGCAGTCATTCCCGATGAAGGTTCGTGAACAAGATAGCCGTAATTGTCACTCAGGCAGGGAAACTGGTGGATCTGGAGCTTTGTCATTTTTCCTCCCAGCGCCGCCAATGGGCTGGCTGTTTCAGGTGCTTTTGCATCCTGTTAGCGCGATCTGATGTAGCCTTCCTGCAAGGTAATGCGCCCGGCCCCTTACGTGAACCCGTTGCGGCGGGGTGAAATTTGATAGGCTTCCGCAATGAATATGGATGTGATCGATCTGCGCGACTTTTATGGGCGCCCGCTCGGACGAGCCGCGCAGTACCATATATCAAGGCGTATCAGGCAGATTTGGCCGGATGTGCGGGGTCTGAATATGCTCGGCCTTGGCTTTGCCACACCCTATCTCGCCCCTTTTCTATCTGAAGCGCAGCGCGTTGTCGGTCTGATGCCTGCCCGTCAGGGCGTGTTGCACTGGCCGCCGGAGGGAAAATCGCTCACCGGGCTGGTGGATGAGCGTGAATTGCCACTTGAAGACGAGAGCATGGACCGCGTGCTGGTCGTTCACGGTCTTGAGGCCAGTGAGTCGATGCGGGGCATGCTCCGTCAGATATGGCGGGTGCTGGCGCCCGGCGGTCGCGTCCTGATAGTGGTTCCGAACCGCCGGGGGCTTTGGGCGCGGCGCGAGGCGACGCCGTTCGGCCATGGCCAACCCTTTTCGCGGGTACAGCTCACGCAACTTCTCCGGGAGTCGATGTTCAGCCCATCCGCCTGGGAAGTCGCGCTCTTCGCGCCGCCGTTCGACTGGCGGCCGCTGCTGCGCTCCGCTTCCGCCTGGGAACGGGCGGGACATATCCTCTGGCCGCGCTTTTCAGGTGTTATCATCGTCGAGGCGACGAAACAGATTTATGCCGCGACACCTCTTCCCGTCAGCCGGAAGGTGAAAGCCCGCGTTCGCGCGATTGCGCCCATCCCGTCGCCCGCGCGGTCCATGACATCGCGGCAGGAAGAAGGCTGAGCAGCCGTCAGTCGCGGCGCGATAGCAGAAAGACGGCGTCGCTTGCCAGCAGATTGGCGATTGCTCCCGGCCTTGAAATGCGGCGCGCCCGGTTGCCGGTTACCGTCACCGCATCCTCGATCTTGAGCCCAAGATCTTCGCAGAGCTCGGCGAAATCTAGCAGCGTACAAAGGTGGATATTCGGCGTGTCGTACCAGGAATAACCAAGCGACCGCGTCTCCGGCATGCGCCCGCTGAAGAGCAGTTTCAGCCGCACGCGCCAGTTACCGAAATTCGGAAATGACACGACGACGCAACGGCCGATGCGCTTCAGCGCCCGCATGACTTCCTTCGGGTTACGTGTCGCCTGGATCGTCTGGCTCAGGATCACATAGTCGAACGCCCCGTCCGGATAAGCTGCAAGGTCCGTATCGGCATCGCCCTGAACGACGGAGAGCCCGCGCGCGACACAGGCATTCACGCCTTCCTGGCTCAGCTCAACGCCGCGTCCGTCGACATTCTTCTTGCTTTGCAGCAACGCCAGCAGGTCGCCGTCGCCGCAGCCGACATCGAGCACGCGGCTACCCGGCGCAATCATCTGCGCAATGAGGTCGAGGTCGATGCGGCTGGCGGCCTGGCTATTGCCCGTACTCATGCGACAAGGCCCCGCGTGCGCGCGGCGCTGTCGATAAAGCCCCGCAGCGTTGCAAACATTTCGGGTTCATCGAGCAGGAAGGCGTCGTGGCCTTTGTCGGTCCTGATTTCGACGAAGCTTACATTTGCAGCCACAGCGTTCAGCGCGTGGACGATCTGCCGGTTGTCGGAGGTAGGAAACAGCCAGTCGCTTGTGAAGGACACGACACAGAAGCGCGATGTTGTGCCTCTGAAAGCGTTGGCGAGGACACCGCCGTAGTCGGCTGCCAGATCGAAATAGTCCATCGCGCGCGTGAGGTAGAGATAGGAGTTCGCATCGAAGCGGTCGACAAAGGTCGAGCCTTGATGGCGCAAATAGCTTTCGATCTGGAAATCCGCGTCGAAACCATAGGTGACACTGTCCCGGTCTTGCAGATTGCGGCCGAACTTCCGGTGCAAGGCGGTTTCGGACAGATAGGTGATATGCGCGGCCATGCGCGCGACCGCCAGCCCTTTGCCGGGTGTGGTGCCATTCGAAAGATAGCCGCCCTGCTTCCATTCCGGATCGGCCATGATCGCCTGACGGCCGACCTCGTGGAAGGCGATGTTCTGCGCGGAATGGCGCGCAGCGGTCGCGATTGGAATGGCGGAAAACACGCGATCGGGATAAGCAGCCGCCCATTGAAGGACCTGCATCCCGCCCATCGAGCCGCCGATTACGCAAAACAGGTCTCCGATGCCGAGCTTGTCAAGCAGCATCGCCTGCGCGCGCACCATGTCGCCGATGGTGATGACGGGAAAATTGAGGCCATAGGGCTTGCCGGTCTTCGGGTCGTTGTCCTTCGGCCCGGTGGTGCCCATGCAGCCGCCAACAACGTTCTGGCAGATGACGAAAAAGCGGTCCGTATCGATGGGAAGACCGGGGCCGACCATGAAGGGCCACCAGCCCGGCTTGCCGGTGAGCGGGTGTGTGCTCGCTGCATACTGGTCGAGCGTCAGGGCGTGGCAGATCAATACCACGTTCGACTTATCGGCGTTCAGGGTGCCGTAGGTCTCGTAGGCAATGGTAAACGGGCTGAGGCTGACGCCCGAATCGAGGGCGAGCGGCTCGTCGGCCCCGAAGGTCATAACGGCGCTATGCGCGTTGACCCGGTCGCCAGTATCTGCCGCTTTGCCGGGGTTTCCGGCCTCGGGCCGGCCTCCCGCCTTCTCGATCGTGTTCATTGCGCCTCTGCGCTGTTTTTGTGGCTTAGGCGCCTTGGAAAAAGGCTCTGCGGCCCCCGCCAAACAGGGTGCATAGCTAGGGATGCACCCCCCAAAATGTCAATGTTTTCTTTGATTTTAGCAGGTTGCCCTCGTATGAATACCGCTCTTGCGGACCGGGGAGAGGGGCTCCGCCGCGAGCCCGTTTCCCCGCCGAGTAGCAGAAATGACGATCGAGACGACCAGCCCTGAAAAAGCGCTTGCCGAGGTCCGCAAGGAAATCGACGCGCTGGATGATGCGCTTCACGATTTGCTGATGAAGCGGACGGAACTCGTCGTCGAGGTCGCGGAAGCGAAAGCGCGTGCGGCGAGCGCGGCGGGGGAGGGCAGCTTTGTCGCTTTCCGCCCGGCCCGCGAGGCGCAGGTTCTCAGGCGCCTTGCCGAGCGGCATCGGGGAAGCCTCCCTGTCCGCGTCATTTTCCGGCTCTGGCGGGAAATAATAGCGGCCATGACGCGCATTCAGGGCCCCTTCCGCGTGGATGTTTTCGGAGGCCAGGATGGCAGCGCGCTCAGTTTCTGGGACCTCGCGCGCAGCTATTACGGTTCGTCGACACCGATGGAGCTGCATGACAATGCGCGCGACGTCTTGCGCCGTGTTGTTCAGGACAGGTCTGTGGTCGGTATCTTGCCGGAGCCTGGAACTCATGCCGCCGCCGACTGGTGGGTGATGTTTGCTGCCGGTGGCCAGTCTGAGGCGCGCGTTGTCGCCTGCCTGCCTTTCATCGACGTGGCGGAAGGCGAAAATCATGTACGGGCGCTTGTGGTGGCGCAGACCGGTTTCGAGCCGACGGGCGACGATACGAGCCTCGTTGCCATTTCGTCGTCGGAAAGCCTGAGCGACAGCCGCGTCACCTCTCTGGTCGCAGCGGCCGGATTTTCAGGCCAGCGGATCGCTGACGCTAAACTTGCGGATGGACCTTCCAGTCACATCTACCTGATTTCCATGCCGTTCCATGTGGCGGAGGATGACAAGCGTCTCGCGGCGCTGGAAGGCGGCCCGATTTTGGAGGCACGGCTTCTGGGCGGCTACGCGAATCCGATCGAGCGAGCGACCGATGGCGAATGAAAAGATGAGCAATCGTCCGACGCCCCAGCCCGGCATTCTCGAGATTGAAGCCTATGTCGGCGGCCGCGCGGGGGCCGAGGGCGCCGGCAAGGTTTTCAAGCTGTCCGCCAATGAGACGCCGCTTGGTGCGAGCCCGAGTGCGAAGGAGGCTTTCATGGCGGCGGCCGATGCCATGGCTCTCTATCCGGATGGCGGTGCGGATGAGCTGCGGCAGGCGATTGCTTCACGGTACGGGCTGAATGCCGGCCGCATCGTATGCGGCGCGGGCTCGGACGAGCTGCTGCATCTTCTTGCCCAGGCCTATCTCGGCGAAGGAGATGAAGCGATCTCGACCGAGCACGGATTTCTCGTCTACCCGATCGTGACCAAGGCTGCGGGCGCGAAGATCGTTCAGGTGAGGGAGAAAAACCTCCGCGCCGATGGGGATGCGATCCTCGCGGCCGTTACGCCGAAGACGAAGATCGTTTTTCTCGCCAATCCGAACAATCCGACCGGCAGCTATTTGCCGGCCGATGAGGTTCGCCGGCTTCAGGCGGGCCTGCGTCCCGATATTCTCCTGATCATCGATGCGGCCTACAGCGAATATGTGAGCCGCAACGACTATGAGGCGGGAATTGAACTGGTTGCCACATCCGAGAATGTCGTCATGACACGCACCTTCTCCAAGATTTACGGCCTTGCGGCGCTGCGTCTCGGTTGGATGTATGCGCCCGCCCATGTCTGCGATGTGATCAACCGTATCCGCGGGCCGTTCAATGTATCGATCCCGGCGATGAAGGCAGGCATTGCCTCTCTTTTCGACACGGCCCATCTTGAGAAGTCTCGCGCGCATAATGACAAATGGCTCGCCTGGCTCACGGAAGAGATCTCAAAACTGGGGCTCGATGTTGCGCCAAGCGTCGCCAATTTCCTCCTCATCCATTTTCCTCCTCAAGCGGGGCAGACGGCAAAGGATGCTGACGCCTTCCTGATAAAGCGGGGCCTCATCCTGCGCCAGATGGTGTCTTATGGGTTGCCGGAATATCTGCGGCTCTCGGTCGGCTCGGAGGAGGCGAACCGTCTGGTCGTCGCCGCGCTTGCCGAATTCGTCGGCAAGGCACGCGCGTCATGAGTGCGAAGCCGCATTTCGAGCGTGTGGCGCTGATGGGGCTTGGTCTGATCGGCGGCTCGCTGGGCCATGCCATGAAGCGCGCGGGGCTTGCCGGCCATGTGAGCGGCTATGCGCGCTCCGTCGAGACACGCGCACGTGCGCTGGAAATCGGGTTCATCGACAGCGCCCATGAAACGGCGGCGGAAGCGGCGAAGAATGCCGACCTCGTCGTCATCTGTACGCCTGTGGGCGCACTTGGAAGTGTTGCAGCCGAAATCGAGCCGGTGCTAAAAAAAGGCGCGATCCTGACCGATGTCGGTTCGGTCAAGATGGCGGTGGTGCGCGATGTCGGGCCGCATGTGCCGGAGGGTGTGCACTTTATCCCCGGGCATCCGATAGCAGGCACCGAGGAGTCAGGGCCCGATGCGGGTTTTGCCGAACTTTTCGATGGCCGCTGGTGCATCCTGACCCCGGTTCCCGGCACGGAACCGCAAGCACTTGAGAAACTCAGCGCCTTCTGGACGGCATGCGGCTCCAATGTCGATGTGATGGAGCCGCGCCATCATGATCTCGTCCTCGCGATTGTGAGCCATCTGCCGCATATCATCGCCTATAACATTGTCGGCACGGCGAGCGATCTCGAAGCGGTTACACAGTCGGAAGTCATCAAATATTCCGCCTCCGGCTTTCGCGATTTTACGCGCCTTGCCGCCTCGGACCCGACCATGTGGCGCGACGTCTGTCTCAACAACAAGGAACCGATCCTTGAAATGCTGGGCCGGTTCTCCGAGGACCTGACGGCACTCCAGCGTGCTATCCGCTGGGGCGATGGCGATGCGCTGTTCGATCTCTTCACGCGCACGCGGGCAATCCGCCGGTCGATCATCGATGCAGGCCAGGATATCGCCGCGCCGAATTTCGGCCGTAACCCCACTCATGCCAAAGCCGCCGACGAGGACGACGTTCAGTAGAGCGGCTCGAGCCTGGCAACCGCAAGCGGCCCGAGATAGAGAAGGCCTTCGCGCATCATCACCGGGATGCGGACTTCATTCGTCTTTTTTCCCTGAAACTGTGAAACAAGAACGAGCCCGGCCAGCGCTACGTTTGCCTCACGTTCTTTGACGAGGCCGTCTCGAACCATCGCATCGAGCAAGGTTTCGAAGCCGGTGATCTTTGCGTCGAACTGGCCTTCGAGCCTGCGCCGTGCATCGAGCTTGAATTCGCCATGTGCGGCAAGATCGAGCGGCCCCCATTTCACGATCAGCTCCGAGATCGACAGCACGCCGCCTGTCCGCTGCCATTCACGCAGGAGTTCGATGGCGCTCACATGCGGCGTCTGCGGCAGATCGCGCAGCCGCGCCTGGGCGACGATCTGCTTGATATTGGGCCCCAGTGCCAAAATCTTTTCTTCGCTTTCGAGCACCACGCCATCGGCCTGAATGGCAACATCATAGCTGCCATTTATGAGGCCATTGGCTTCGTCGATGGCGGCGCGGGTGTGGAATTGCAGGCGCTCGGCGGTCAAGCGGTCGTTCAGCCCGGTTGCGCCCCGGCGGTGCCGCGCATCCAGTTCCTCGATGTCTATCGCGATGCGGCCGAAAGGGGCATCCGCCACATCGACATAGCTGCCCCAGGCCTTGGCGGCCGTGGCGCGTGCTTCGTTTCGCGCGGGCGCGGATGCCGTTACGTCGCGATAGCTGAATGTCTGCTCGCCTTCGAGATTGACGATGACGTGCCGCAAATTGTAGGGCAGCAATGCGAACGCCGCCCCTTCGCCGTGCCATGCCCACTCCTCGGGGGCGTCCGGCGCGCTGGCACCAGGGGCGGTGAAGTCTGCCTCGATCCGGTATGGGTATCCGGTGATGGCAAGATCGTCCCAGCTCACGACGAGGCCGTTATCGCGCCGCGCCGCAAAGGCTTCCACGCCCTCGCGCAGTTCTCCCGCGATTGTGAACCAGTAGACGGTGTAGACCGCCACGAGCAGCAGCAGGGCCGCAGCCGGCAGAAAGAGGCCCCAGCGCCTTTTGGGAGGGGCGGGCCTTATGTCGGTTACAGGATCTGTCATCCGCTACTCACTCATCATCTGCGACTACCGGCTTTGCTTCCTGTCGCGCCGCAATTCTATAGTCTCCTCGCAACGAGAGAGACAGCATGCAGGATTTGTGGGTTTTTGGATATGGTTCGCTCATGTGGCGGCCCGGCTTCGAGCATGAGGAGCGCCGCCCCGCCCGGCTGCGCGGATATCACCGTTCCTTCTGCGTCTATAGCCATGTCCATCGCGGAACGCCGGAAAAGCCCGGGCTGGTGTTCGGCCTCGATGCAGGCGGCTCCTGCCGGGGCGTCGCCTTTCGCGTGGCGGGCGAACGCGCGGATGAGACGCGGCGCTATCTTCAGGCACGGGAACAGGTGACGCTTGTGTATCGCGATGTAGTGAAACAGGTGGAGCTCGTCGATACTGGCGCGCGCGTTGATGCCCTCTGCTTTGTTGTCGACCGCGCCCACAAGCAATATGCAGGGCGTCTGTCCTTTGAGGAGCAGGTCTGCCTGATTGCGGCGGGGGAAGGGCGGTCGGGCCCCAATCCCGATTACCTCGAAAGCACTGTCCGTCATCTCGACGAAGCGGGTCTTCCCGACAAAGGCCTCAGCCGGCTTTGGTGCGCCGTAGAGCAGCGTCTGCATCGATCTCTGGAGTTCCGGTGAAGCTGCCCAGGTCCGTCAACGCGCGCAACACGGCACGCTCACGTGATTTGGCAAGCTTCATTCCCGGTTCGAGCCAGATGCCTTTGACTTCAAGCCGCCCTTCGCCGCGATGCGCCTTCACGTCGGCGCGGCCGATAAATCTGTCTCCCTCGATCAGCGGCAAGACGTAATAGCCATAGCGCCGCTTCGCCTCGGGTACGAAAACCTCGATCCGGTAGTCAAAGCCGAAAAGCCGCTCCGCGCGTTTGCGGTCGCGGATCGCCGGGTCGAAGGGCGAGAGAAATCGCATCTCCTCCGGCGGAGGCGGCGCGGCGTGGAGGCAATCTTCAATGTCCGCCGGCGCGAGGGCGGGGCGAAGGGTGCCATCGGCGCCTTCCACCAGTACATCGACGATTTCCTTTCGTTTCAGCGCCGCGACCGCCCATGCCTTGGCGCGGTCGATGGACACAAGCTTCCAGAAGGCCGCCAGTTCCTGCGGGGTTGCAAGGCCAAGACGTGTCATTGCCTCGCGGCAGGCCCAATCCGTTGTCGCGGTCCGGCTCGGCCGTTCGCCGCGTATCGGCTCGGGAATGACGCGTTCAGCGAGATCGTAGACTTTCTCGAAGCCCTCGCGCCGCGCGATTGCAAGCTCGCCCGTCCGCCACAGCGTTTCCAGTGCCGTTTTCGATGGGCCCCAGCCCCACCAGGCGCCTTTTCCCTTGTCCTCGAAATCGCGCGCCATCAGGCCGCCTTCGCGACGGATGCGCGCTCTCACGTTACGGATGACCTTTGCACCATCCGGGCCGATGCGGTCCTGCCAGCGCGGGTTCTCCTTTATTCGCGCCTTCGCCGCCTGGAAGCGGTGGCGCCAATGTGGATAGAACTCGATGGGAATGAGCGAGGCATCATGCGTCCAATGTTCGAACAGCGCGGTCTCGTCATGATGCAGCATCTCCAGATGCTCGCGGCGGTAATGCGGGGTGCGAGAAAAAAGGATCAGGTGATGCGCGCGTTCGACGGTATTGATCGAGTCGAGCTGAACGAAACCAAGCCGCCGCACAAGCGTCAGCGTATCCTCGGCCGCGTGCGGCTCCGCATGCGGACCCGACAGCGCATGGCTGTGGAGAAAGAGCCGTCGCGCATCCGCATTGGAAATTGTCAGTGGCGTCATGGTGCGATCATAGGCCGAGTCGCGCCTTCGCGCTCAGCGCGGTTCATAGACGAATTCGAGTTTCAGCCCGTCCGGGTCCGCGAACATGAGGGCGTAATAGCCATCGCCATATTCGGGATAATCCGTTGGCGGATCGAGCACGAGCGCCTCATTTTCGACAAGCAGCCGGTAGAGCCCGTCGACATCCTCGCGGCTTTCGGCGATCCAGGCAATGTGATGAAGGCCGGGCGAATAACGATCATGTTGCCTTGCAGCGTTCGGCCCCTTGGCCTTGAAGATGCCGATGGTCGGCAGCCGGTCCGGTGAGGTTGCGTGCTCCCAGTCGATACCATGTTCGTCTTCCGACCAGCGCCTGTAGCCCATATAGCCGAGCACCGTATCGTAGAAAGGCGCTGACGCCCAAGGGTCCGTCACCGTCAAATCGATGTGATGTGCAAAGCCCCGCATGCCCTTCCCCCGGATCTATTCGCCGCGTTCCTTCAGGAAAACCTCTTTCTCTTCTCCAAGCCAGAGAAAACCTTCCATCGCCGTATTGGCAAGCGAGTTTGCAATCTCAGCGCAGCCGGGCGCGATCCCCGCAGCGCCGAATTCGCCGAGCGCGTCCCATATCCTGCGTTCGGCGCGGGTGAAACTCTTCAGCAGTGTCCCCGCCTCATCGCCCGAAAGCGCGGCCTGGGCGCGCAATGCGAGTTGCTTCAGCCATTCCATGTCCTCGTCGGGCGTGCCGGGCAACAGCTCGTCGCGCTGCAGAAGTTCTGCAATGCGAAGCGCGGCCGCCGCATATATCCCGGTGCGGCGTTTCGCGAAATCCTGCCAATGACCATGGGTCACATCTGCGGCCGTTTCGTAAAAGCGGCTGGCCGACTGGCAGGCCACGCCCAGAGCCTTCAGGCCGGCTTCTTCCGGCGTCAGCATGACGGTGTTCATGACGTTCTCTCCCTTGGAACGATCACAGTGAGCGCAGCCCGGGCAACGCGAAACCGCACCGGCGTTTCCGTGATCTCTTCGCCATCGGCAAAGACATGGCGCTTCGGATGGGTGGTAATCGAGATTTCCGCTCCCTCCTCGCAAAATACCTCAGGCGCAAGATCGGTCCGCCCGAAGCGGAGGAAGGGAAGAAGCGCGGCCATCCCGAAAATAGAACGCGGCACCGCGGCATAAAGGTGCAGTGTTCCGTCGGTCAGCGTCGCATCGGTATGCACAGTCATGCCGCCGCCATAGAAGCGGCCATTGCCGACGAGAAGCTGGATGCAGCGCATCTCGCGGCGGCTGTATCCATCTTCAAATATTGCCCTGAAGGAACGTGACTTCAGTCCCGCCTCAATGGCGCTGATCGCGTAGCTCAGCACGCCCCACCTTCTCTTCCGCTCCTTTGTCTGCAAGCGGCTGATCGTGTTGGTCATGCCGATGCTGGCGGCATTGAGAAAGGGCTTGTCGTTCGCATAGCCCACATCGACCTCGGAAATCCGTCCTTCGCGAAGCAGCGCCGCCAGCTGAAAGACATTTTCCGGCATTCCTAGTGAACGTGCGAAGTCGTTTGCGGTTCCTGCCGGCAGTACGAGAAGGGGCAGTTTCCGTTCGACAAGGCATTCGATCAGCGGGCTCAAGGTACCGTCGCCACCGGCCACGCCCACCGCATCCACCTCTTGCGCCTCCCGCAAAAGCCGGACGCAAATGGCAGGATCGTCCGGCCGTTCGTGCCGGACCTCAATGCCCAGTTCTCGCGCCGCCGCAAGGAAAGAATCCGTGTCCCAGCCGCCTCCGCCGCCGCTGTTCGGATTCTGAAGCAGCAGGAATTTGCGGACAGAAAGTTGAGCCGGCCTCTGCATCCGGTTCCTTCCGATGGTCGGGGTGCGGAATGTATCTAGAGGGATTTTGCGTCAGGAAAAGGGCGGTGGCCGAAACTCAGCTGCACTTCGAGTAACCGCAGGCGGTGCAGGTTTCACAGCCTTCCTGGCGCACCATGCCGCGCTCGCCGCAGCGCGGGCACCCCTTGAGGCCGGTTATGACCGGGTTTTGCAGCGGCGGCGGGCCTCCGGCGACCGCACGCAGGGCTTCCGTCACCGGGCGTCCGTCCTTCGCGGCAATGAAGCCGGTGTCGATCATATGCTGCTCGATCACCTCGCCAATGGCGGCAAGCAGGCTCGGCACATAGCGGCCTTTCATCCATGAGCCACCGCGCGGATCGAACACCGCCTTCAGCTCTTCCACCACGAAGGTCACATCGCCGCCGCGCCGGAAGACGGCCGAGATCATCCGCGTCAGCGCCACCGTCCATGCGTAGTGCTCCATGTTCTTCGAGTTGATGAAAATCTCGAAGGGGCGGCGCCTGCCATCCTGCAGAATATCATTGATGGTTATGTAGATCGCGTGGTCGCTTTCCGGCCATTGCAGCTTGTAGGTGAAACCCGGCAGTACTGTCTCGCGTTCG
Above is a window of Parvibaculum lavamentivorans DS-1 DNA encoding:
- a CDS encoding DUF2125 domain-containing protein, whose protein sequence is MTDPVTDIRPAPPKRRWGLFLPAAALLLLVAVYTVYWFTIAGELREGVEAFAARRDNGLVVSWDDLAITGYPYRIEADFTAPGASAPDAPEEWAWHGEGAAFALLPYNLRHVIVNLEGEQTFSYRDVTASAPARNEARATAAKAWGSYVDVADAPFGRIAIDIEELDARHRRGATGLNDRLTAERLQFHTRAAIDEANGLINGSYDVAIQADGVVLESEEKILALGPNIKQIVAQARLRDLPQTPHVSAIELLREWQRTGGVLSISELIVKWGPLDLAAHGEFKLDARRRLEGQFDAKITGFETLLDAMVRDGLVKEREANVALAGLVLVSQFQGKKTNEVRIPVMMREGLLYLGPLAVARLEPLY
- a CDS encoding prephenate/arogenate dehydrogenase family protein; this encodes MSAKPHFERVALMGLGLIGGSLGHAMKRAGLAGHVSGYARSVETRARALEIGFIDSAHETAAEAAKNADLVVICTPVGALGSVAAEIEPVLKKGAILTDVGSVKMAVVRDVGPHVPEGVHFIPGHPIAGTEESGPDAGFAELFDGRWCILTPVPGTEPQALEKLSAFWTACGSNVDVMEPRHHDLVLAIVSHLPHIIAYNIVGTASDLEAVTQSEVIKYSASGFRDFTRLAASDPTMWRDVCLNNKEPILEMLGRFSEDLTALQRAIRWGDGDALFDLFTRTRAIRRSIIDAGQDIAAPNFGRNPTHAKAADEDDVQ
- a CDS encoding gamma-glutamylcyclotransferase, producing the protein MQDLWVFGYGSLMWRPGFEHEERRPARLRGYHRSFCVYSHVHRGTPEKPGLVFGLDAGGSCRGVAFRVAGERADETRRYLQAREQVTLVYRDVVKQVELVDTGARVDALCFVVDRAHKQYAGRLSFEEQVCLIAAGEGRSGPNPDYLESTVRHLDEAGLPDKGLSRLWCAVEQRLHRSLEFR
- the gloB gene encoding hydroxyacylglutathione hydrolase; this encodes MTKLQIHQFPCLSDNYGYLVHEPSSGMTAAIDTPEVKPILDALAEKGWKLTHILNTHHHFDHAGGNAELKEKTGCTIIGPKGEEGAIPGIDRAVQEGDIVELGAARARVLDVPGHTRGHIAYSFDDDHIAFVGDTLFALGCGRLFEGTAQQMWTSLGKLMALPDDTVVYCAHEYTQSNARFALSVEPQNEALIARAKEIDAKRARGEWTVPTTIGLEKATNPFLRAASADLRRTIGLETAADVDVFAETRKRKDNF
- the metX gene encoding homoserine O-acetyltransferase MetX, with the translated sequence MTFGADEPLALDSGVSLSPFTIAYETYGTLNADKSNVVLICHALTLDQYAASTHPLTGKPGWWPFMVGPGLPIDTDRFFVICQNVVGGCMGTTGPKDNDPKTGKPYGLNFPVITIGDMVRAQAMLLDKLGIGDLFCVIGGSMGGMQVLQWAAAYPDRVFSAIPIATAARHSAQNIAFHEVGRQAIMADPEWKQGGYLSNGTTPGKGLAVARMAAHITYLSETALHRKFGRNLQDRDSVTYGFDADFQIESYLRHQGSTFVDRFDANSYLYLTRAMDYFDLAADYGGVLANAFRGTTSRFCVVSFTSDWLFPTSDNRQIVHALNAVAANVSFVEIRTDKGHDAFLLDEPEMFATLRGFIDSAARTRGLVA
- the hisC gene encoding histidinol-phosphate transaminase — protein: MANEKMSNRPTPQPGILEIEAYVGGRAGAEGAGKVFKLSANETPLGASPSAKEAFMAAADAMALYPDGGADELRQAIASRYGLNAGRIVCGAGSDELLHLLAQAYLGEGDEAISTEHGFLVYPIVTKAAGAKIVQVREKNLRADGDAILAAVTPKTKIVFLANPNNPTGSYLPADEVRRLQAGLRPDILLIIDAAYSEYVSRNDYEAGIELVATSENVVMTRTFSKIYGLAALRLGWMYAPAHVCDVINRIRGPFNVSIPAMKAGIASLFDTAHLEKSRAHNDKWLAWLTEEISKLGLDVAPSVANFLLIHFPPQAGQTAKDADAFLIKRGLILRQMVSYGLPEYLRLSVGSEEANRLVVAALAEFVGKARAS
- the pheA gene encoding chorismate mutase — its product is MTIETTSPEKALAEVRKEIDALDDALHDLLMKRTELVVEVAEAKARAASAAGEGSFVAFRPAREAQVLRRLAERHRGSLPVRVIFRLWREIIAAMTRIQGPFRVDVFGGQDGSALSFWDLARSYYGSSTPMELHDNARDVLRRVVQDRSVVGILPEPGTHAAADWWVMFAAGGQSEARVVACLPFIDVAEGENHVRALVVAQTGFEPTGDDTSLVAISSSESLSDSRVTSLVAAAGFSGQRIADAKLADGPSSHIYLISMPFHVAEDDKRLAALEGGPILEARLLGGYANPIERATDGE
- the metW gene encoding methionine biosynthesis protein MetW, whose amino-acid sequence is MSTGNSQAASRIDLDLIAQMIAPGSRVLDVGCGDGDLLALLQSKKNVDGRGVELSQEGVNACVARGLSVVQGDADTDLAAYPDGAFDYVILSQTIQATRNPKEVMRALKRIGRCVVVSFPNFGNWRVRLKLLFSGRMPETRSLGYSWYDTPNIHLCTLLDFAELCEDLGLKIEDAVTVTGNRARRISRPGAIANLLASDAVFLLSRRD
- a CDS encoding methyltransferase domain-containing protein, whose translation is MNMDVIDLRDFYGRPLGRAAQYHISRRIRQIWPDVRGLNMLGLGFATPYLAPFLSEAQRVVGLMPARQGVLHWPPEGKSLTGLVDERELPLEDESMDRVLVVHGLEASESMRGMLRQIWRVLAPGGRVLIVVPNRRGLWARREATPFGHGQPFSRVQLTQLLRESMFSPSAWEVALFAPPFDWRPLLRSASAWERAGHILWPRFSGVIIVEATKQIYAATPLPVSRKVKARVRAIAPIPSPARSMTSRQEEG
- a CDS encoding cupin domain-containing protein, giving the protein MTLDTGLDADGIIELLQLKPHPEGGYFAETFRDPAGGTRAYSTAIYYLLKEGERSHWHRVDAAEIWHWYGGGPLALSFYEEGREAETRILGSNLDAGERPQLVVPAGIWQAAEPLGLWTLVGCTVAPGFEFGGFEMAEPGWQPG